One Carcharodon carcharias isolate sCarCar2 chromosome 1, sCarCar2.pri, whole genome shotgun sequence DNA window includes the following coding sequences:
- the tmem267 gene encoding transmembrane protein 267, translated as MFTSKQSTITMATETENARALLKTFSTASIISSIGLGIFCFISDQCLQFSLIQNSYWLRALLDNAIHGVIGLWSWAIVIGLRKKSDFYEVILAGLLSSIIDVDHFLAAGSMSLKAALHLPQRPALHCSTVIPVVAFSMKLAMWIFRLKDSWCFLPWMVTISWVSHHVRDGVRHGLWFCPFGNTAPVPYWTYIAITASFPHLCSVLMYVTGTRETMSMSHGIAIDV; from the exons ATGTTCACGTCGAAACAATCCACCATTACAATGGCAACAGAGACAGAAAATGCACGAGCACTACTTAAAACATTCAGCACCGCATCGATCATCTCGAGCATAGGCCTAGGAATTTTCTGCTTCATATCAGATCAGTGTTTACAGTTTTCTTTAATACAGAACAGCTACTGGCTTAGGGCTCTTTTAGACAATGCAATACATGGTGTCATTGGCCTGTGGTCTTGGGCCATTGTGATTGGATTGAGAAAGAAGAGTGATTTTTATGAAGTAATTCTAGCCGGGCTTCTATCTTCTATCATTGATGTTGATCACTTTCTTGCAGCTGGATCCATGTCCCTCAAG GCTGCGTTGCATCTTCCACAAAGGCCTGCACTGCACTGTTCCACAGTGATACCTGTAGTGGCTTTTTCAATGAAACTTGCTATGTGGATATTTAGACTTAAAGATTCTTGGTGTTTTCTGCCATGGATGGTGACCATTTCTTGGGTTTCTCATCATGTCCGTGATGGTGTCCGACATGGACTTTGGTTCTGTCCCTTTGGAAATACAGCTCCTGTGCCATATTGGACCTACATAGCGATTACAGCATCGTTCCCTCACCTTTGCTCAGTTCTTATGTATGTGACTGGTACTAGAGAAACAATGTCCATGTCCCATGGAATTGCAATTgatgtataa